A stretch of the Halorussus vallis genome encodes the following:
- a CDS encoding nitroreductase family protein, translating into MGETEPMPNDRGREKSGGEPRDADRDPVPTEPTGARERPGRSRAPGPPSKGSERSRWSWRRKWVGSERAWNVPEAAFPVEGSMEEKARHLLRYAVLAPSSHNTQPWLFTVSDDRVEVYADRDRWLTVADPDKRELFLSVGAALENLLVAAEHFGMGHDVEYFPGSESNHAATVTLSERDRSDDTDESTSARESASAHESASPNESSPRDSRLFDAIPRRRTNSGRYQERTIPREDLRALRELCVEEDIAVQFVTDPADKGAVADLVERATRRQFADPAYRRELARWVGRGAFGDSFPEAKVGKVLLRYLNVGRQQGRSDAALVRDSPVLVVIRTVGDRRTAWVRAGQVFERASLLATVLGLQTHPMSAPLEEPALRRELSDLLGAADDGREWPPQHLFRLGYGKTIAEPSPRRSPEAMLLD; encoded by the coding sequence ATGGGGGAGACAGAGCCGATGCCGAACGACAGAGGGCGAGAGAAGAGCGGCGGGGAACCCCGAGACGCCGACCGCGACCCAGTACCGACCGAACCCACGGGCGCGCGCGAGCGACCCGGTCGCTCGCGCGCGCCCGGACCGCCGTCGAAGGGTTCCGAGCGGTCCCGGTGGTCGTGGCGGCGCAAGTGGGTCGGAAGCGAGCGAGCCTGGAACGTCCCCGAGGCCGCGTTCCCCGTCGAGGGGTCGATGGAGGAGAAGGCGCGACACCTCCTCCGGTACGCGGTGCTCGCGCCGTCGAGCCACAACACCCAGCCGTGGCTGTTCACCGTCTCGGACGACCGGGTCGAGGTGTACGCCGACCGCGACCGCTGGCTGACCGTCGCCGACCCCGACAAGCGCGAACTGTTCCTCAGCGTCGGCGCGGCCCTGGAGAACCTCCTCGTGGCGGCCGAGCACTTCGGCATGGGCCACGATGTCGAGTACTTCCCGGGAAGCGAGTCGAACCACGCCGCGACCGTCACGCTGAGCGAGCGCGATAGGTCGGACGACACCGACGAATCGACCTCGGCTCGCGAGTCGGCGTCGGCCCACGAGTCGGCATCGCCCAACGAATCGTCGCCCCGCGACTCCCGGCTGTTCGACGCAATTCCCCGCCGCCGGACGAACAGCGGTCGCTACCAGGAGCGGACGATTCCTCGCGAGGATTTGCGGGCGCTCCGAGAGCTCTGCGTCGAGGAGGACATCGCGGTGCAGTTCGTGACCGACCCCGCCGACAAAGGGGCCGTCGCCGACCTCGTCGAGCGGGCGACCCGCCGTCAGTTCGCCGACCCGGCCTACCGGCGCGAACTCGCCCGCTGGGTCGGCCGGGGCGCGTTCGGCGACTCGTTCCCGGAGGCCAAAGTCGGGAAGGTGCTGCTCCGATACCTGAACGTCGGCCGTCAGCAGGGCCGGAGCGACGCCGCCCTGGTGCGCGACTCGCCCGTGCTCGTGGTGATTCGAACCGTCGGCGACCGCCGCACCGCGTGGGTGCGGGCGGGGCAGGTCTTCGAGCGGGCGAGTCTGCTGGCGACGGTCCTCGGCCTCCAGACGCACCCGATGAGCGCGCCGCTCGAAGAGCCGGCGCTCCGGCGGGAGCTGTCGGACCTCCTCGGTGCGGCCGACGACGGACGGGAGTGGCCGCCTCAGCACCTCTTCAGACTCGGCTACGGGAAGACCATCGCCGAACCGTCCCCCCGCCGGTCGCCCGAGGCGATGCTTCTGGACTGA